The following is a genomic window from Bacteroidia bacterium.
CGGTCATACAGCGGCACCATCACCCGGTTGCAGTATTCCCGGAGTTTCGCGTTCGGCACATGATACCCCGCGTCGACCGTTTCCCCGACCATTGATTAGAAATTCATGCACTGATACAGGAACGGACCATGAAAACTCTCTTGACGGCATTGTGCGGACTGCTGTTCATCTGCGCGGCGGAGGTGCACGCGCAGCTCAGTCTCGCGATACAAATGGATCCGCGTCCCTCTCCCTACATCTCGGATTGGCGCTCGAATCCCAATACGATTCGTTTCATCGTCACAAACCCCACCAACGCGGATGTGCAAGTCCGTTTTTATGGATATATCGAAGGCGACACCCGCGGCCGCGTCGCGGAAAGCAATATCGACGCCCCGATCCCTCCGGTGACCATTCGCCCCGGAACGAGCATGCTCAATGCCGTGGATGCCAACATGCTCGAAGACGGTGCCGTAGCGTATTCCGGTCCCACGCGCGAAGAAAGTCGCCGCAGTGGTCGTCTGCCGGAGGATAACTTTCGGTTGTGTGTGGAACTCCGCGCCTATGATCCTCCCTGGACCGCTCTTTCCCCCGAGGCCTGCACGCGTTTCGATATCCGCCTGCTGTTTCCTCCGACGCTGATCGCTCCGGTGAACGCGTCCGACGTGACCGCGGCACCGACGTTTCAATGGTCCGGTGTTCCGCTCGCTATCGGGGAGATGGCGAAGTACGAACTCACCGTGATCGAGCTCGACCCTGGTCAAACGAACGTCGCCCAGGCGATGAAAACCAATATTCCGTTGATGCAGCGGAGCGATCTGCGCGTACCCGTGTATCAGGTGATGCCTTCCGATCCGAAATTCGAGGAGAAGCATCGCTACGCATGGCAAGTGCGTGCCTACGATGTGAACGAGCGCTTCACCTTCGCAAACGACGGCGTGAGTGAAATCTGGTCCTTCACGTACAATCCTCCCGTTCCACCCGGTTTTACCGATAAGACCACCAAGGCGCAGGTCAAAGGAAAGGTCTCTCCGCCGTCATCCTCCGCGTTCAGCCAATTGAATACCACACCCCATCTCGTCTCCACGGCAATGGCCCGGTTGCGGGGGCGGCTGCTGAGCACCTTCAATCCTTCCTCCGTCCCCAAGCCCCGATCATTGACAATCAGCGATGCACCGGTGAAGCCGGCAGGGAAGGGAAAGTCTCCGGTGAACGAGAGTAAAGCGCAACAAGGGACCGTAAAACCCGCTGTACAGACAGGACAGAAGACGCCGTCGGCTCAGGCCGCGCAAACACTAAAGGTATCGCAACTGCCGAATGTCATCTCGCTCTTCGGGAAAAAAAGCCTCCCGATGGGCGGTATTCATCTGAGTCTGTACCTGCACACACGTTCCGTGCCCGTATGCGGGTACTGGCCCTTCCGTGTGAATGGGACGTACTACCCGGACAAAGTGCTGGTAGCGACAACGACAACGACTGAGGACGGCAGTTTCGAATTTGTCTTCTTCGCCAAAGACTCCACGGGCCGGATCTTCAAAAACGTGGATATCCATTGCGGCGGCGGTGAATTCGTCAACACTCTCAAAGGCGATCTCTATCGGTACTATACCGTGGAAGTAAACGACCCGCATCTCTGCAGTCCGGAGGACGAATTCGCCGTGCAGCCCCTCGGGAACGAGGACGCCGGCGATCTGTACTCGCTGGTTCGCTCGTACGCCGCGAAAATCCATGTCGTGGACAAGGAGGTGCCGGACGTGAGTCTCTCCGGCATGCGCGTGGCCGTGATACGCAGGAACAGGCCCAATGATGTGCCGGAAAACGAAGGCACGCTCGATCCGCCCGAACCAAGACCGTTTCCGCTTTCCGGCGAGATAATCGCACGAGGTGAGACGGACAAAGACGGTATCCTCACGATCCGCGATATGGTGAAAAACGTCGGTGGATCGGATTATTACGACATCATGGTTGCGAATCCCGAAGAAAGCGTGTACTGGTACGCGTCGACGGTACGCACGTTCAAGTTCGGCTTTCTCCTGAATGAAAAAGATGAAGAGGGGAATACCCTCACCTGGGACATGGCGACCTACAATCAGGACTACGACCCCGATATCATGAAGGCGACGGTTAAACTCGCCATGACGCCGAAGAACCCGAGAATCAAAGGCAAGGTGTACCGTGCGGACAATCTGATCCAACCGCTGAAGAACGCGAAAGTCTCCCTGTACAGATTCAGCGGGATACTCACCAAGGACCGTGAGACCGTGACCAACGATTCCGGCGGCTTTGTGTTCGATAATCTCATTCCGACCAGTGGCAGCAGCTACTACTTCATGAAAATCGAGCGCTACGGGTACAAGACACGAATCGAACCGGTGAATCTCTCGACGGATCCCATCAAACTGCCGAAAGGCCGGCAACGCACCTTCGCGCAAATCCCTCTGACGCCGAAACTGGTCGTGCATGGAAAAATCGTCGATGAATTCGGCAGACCCGTCGCGGCCACGATTCGCATCGGTACGGGCAACGACGTGCACACCATCAAGAAAATGAAAATCCTTCCAGCCCAGCAAAGCAGTACGCAGCTTATTGCCTCACTCGTTCAACAAAACCCGATGGTGCAGTCTTCCTCGGTTGCGAGCAGGCTGAAGTACCGACCGCGGCCGAAACTGGCGAAGCTGAACATGCCGAAGGTGACCTTCGATGAAGAATTCACCACACCCGCGCCGACCGGTCTTCAATACATGTACATCATGCCGGATAATATCGAGCTGTACCACCCGGACACGCTGATGCTGTTCCTGCCCGAGGGTGCGGAGGACCTCGGCGACTTTACGGTGTATGTCAAAGCGCACCGGCTTGCCGTCCGGGCCGTGACCACTCCGCCCAGCACGCAGAGCCCGCCCGGGTTAAAGATCCAGGGTGCGAAGAAGGCGGGCAAGCAGACGAAAAAACAGGGGCAGGTCGGACCGTCCATCGCTCAGGCGCAGGCCCGGGTGAATATGATACAAGCCGCACAGACCCCACCCGCGATGCTGGCGGTGAATCAGTTCCTGACGATTATCCCGCAATATACCTGGGTGATCAAAGACGCCGTCATCACCGTCAACGGCATGGAACCCGACTCGGTGGATGCCGATGGTGTGTCGTATTTCGTGTGGTTCTCCCCCGGCGACGATGCCGAGATCCAGGTCAAAGGTCCGCCCGACAGCGATTACATGGAAAAAACGGTGCAGGCAACGGTAGGAGACGAGAGCATTCATTGGCTGGAGATGAGCGTCCCGCTGCTCATGGGCGGTCGCATCAGCGGGAAGGTATCCGTGGGCACTGTCGCGGTTCAGGGCGCGCGTGTGCGATTGTTCGACAATCCGGCGGAAACGGAACCGCTGCAAACCTACACCGACGCCGCCGGCACCTACACGTTGCGCGGCATCGCTCCCGGAAATCACCTATTCCTCGCTGCGAAATCCAAGAGTCAGTTCATCGGTGATACGGCTTCGGCCGATATCGTCGCCGGAAAGGAGGCAACTCTCGATTTCGAGCTGAGTACCTACAACGACATGGATATCACCACGCTGCTCGGCTTCCCCATCGAGGTGTCGGGACTCGATTCCAGTTCCGGCCAAGTCCGCCTGTCCGGAAGCTTCGTCGAACTACCGGCCAACGCGCATTTTTCTCCGGAGGACAGCAGCAACGGCCTGCCATTCACGGACGTTGCGGTGCAGCCATCGTCCGCCGCCAACCCGAACGGCATTCCCTACGCGGAGCCCGCGACGCTGCCGCTCGTCACGCCGGTGAACTCCTGGGATATCACTGCCTTCGATGTGTACAAGGCCGAGCAACACGACAATGTGCAGGGCTTGCGGGTGGACCGCGGGGACGGGCGTGGTGAAATTCGCGGTGCGGTGCGCATCAAACCTTCCTCCTTCACCTTCCCGGGCGGTTCTGTGGAGTTGGGTGTCACACACATTGCCCTCGCACGCTCCGTCGGTACGTCCGAGGGACTGGTCATTCCCGCGTTGACATCCGATGCCGGTCTGCCGCATGACGGCCCGCGTGGCTATCACGCTGTGGCAGAGGATGGATCGGCGTTACGCTTCAGTCTCTACGACTTCGACGCAGTGACGGACTCCGCACGAAGTTACTTCCACATGGATACGGTATCGCTCGCAACGACGCTGCACACGAATATCAGCAACATCGAGAAATCCGATCTGGAGCTCGACATCGGTGCGATCCGCGTCCATCACAATGCGGTGGAGCCCATCGTTTCGCCGCAGGCACTCGACATCACACTCGAAGGCGACTGGAAAATTGCCAGCAAGGCCTGGACGCTGGACAATAACGGTCTCACGCTGGACAGCGGCACGGTACGCGCCGGGTACATCGGCGTCCCGTTCAAGGGTCTGAAGATTTTTCCGGACGCCATTGCCTTCGGAGATTTCAGTCTGGATAAACTGCTGATGTCGGGGGTCGCGACCATCAACGTCACCGGCAAGGCGGACTTCGGCTTCGATCCCGGCACGCAGCACTGGTCTCTGGCTGTCGGTCCCAAGCCCGGCGAGGAAACCTGCGGATGGATGCTGCCGCTCTCGCCGATGGCTCCCACGGACAGGATTATGTTCCAGAACTTCTATGTGCAGGCGAGCGGCTCCAAGGGCTTCCAGATGGCGACCGGCAATCACGTCACGCTTGGCAGAGTCGGCTCGTGGGTCATCAACCAGTTCATTCCGAAAGAGACCTTCGTCCAGATCGCGGGTTCGCTCGATCTGGGCATTCCCAATCTCCCCATCATCAACCAGATCGCTACCGTTGGCGAAGAGGATGGAGACATCGTGCTTGGTCTGGATCCCATCAACGAGACCATCGCCGTCAATGGTGTCAAAATCAAGTTCAACACTGCGAAAGGGCAGCAGAATTACGACAACAATGGTTTGCATGCGGGAGTCATTGTGTCGGAGGACGGCGCTTTCGCTTTGCATTCGATACTGCATCGTACACCGACGAAAACCCACATCGTGGTGAACGAAGGTGAAGAGGTCCAGGTCGGCACCGAGGTTAAAATGACCGACGTTGTGGGAGCGATGGAAGTGGCGAGCAACGCGTGGCAGCTGTTCTGGTTCGAAGGCGACCTGCAGAACAAAGATCAGGGCGGACGGCTCAAATTCACGGTCATGGGGGACATCGTCGCGAACAATCAGCAGATCGGCGTGGATAAAATCGAAACACCGTTCGGCGATATCTCTCTCATTTACAATTTCCAGGAGGCGCAGCTCGAAGGGACCCTGCATGTGGAGCAGGATCTCGACGGCACAAAGATCGTAGGTGATGCAACGCTGCTCATCAGCGGCGCGGGCAAGGGCTGGTACTTCTTCTGTGGTGCGACGTTCGAACTGCCGCAACCCAAGGTGGACGGCACGGCGGCCTTCGCCGTCGGACATTTCAAACTGACGCAGAAGCAGCTCGATCAATTCGCAGAGTACTCGTATCAGAACAAGGGGCTGCCGCCGCAGTTCCACAACTTCAACGGTTTCTTCTTTGAAGGTACCGTGATGATACCGCCGCCGGTATTCTGTCCGAATTTCGATTTCGATTTCGGTCTCGTATCGGCGTACATGATTTGCCAGGTGGGCGCCAACGCGCGCTTCGGCATGAATTTCGGACCGGTGGATACGTATTTCATCGCCATCCGCGGTATAGGCAAACTGGAAGCCGGCGTGGGCATGTCGGTCGTGATCGCCTGCGCCGGGGTGTCGGCCGGAATACTGATCGAGCCCAATATCGAGGGCATGTATCAATCCGACGGCACGTGGTACGTGCTCGGGGATTTCCCCATTACCCTCTACGGTACCACATATGCGGGCTGGGGCATCTGCGACAGCGAATGCGACGGCGCACTGTGCGACAAGTCCTCCGCGAGCGCCAGCATCACCCTCGGCATGAAGGGGTATGTTGGTTCGGACGACAAGTACTTCAAATTCTATTTCAAGTAGCGGAGGAACGGACATGCGACGCGAAGCACTTCATCTGATCTCCGCCTTATGTCTCCTCGCCGCCATTTTCGCGGGAGGCGGCAGGGCGGAGGCGCAACAGGGTCTCGCGCATGCGGGCCCCGACGGGATTTATGTCGATCTCGGAAATTACGTCCTCCCCGCTTCCATCGACGGCCGGAGCGTCAGCGCCTACCGCATCGAGCGACGCCAATCCAACGCCCGGCAGTGGACGGCCGTCGCCGATGTCGCGGGACCTGCGACGCAAACCG
Proteins encoded in this region:
- a CDS encoding carboxypeptidase-like regulatory domain-containing protein, coding for MKTLLTALCGLLFICAAEVHAQLSLAIQMDPRPSPYISDWRSNPNTIRFIVTNPTNADVQVRFYGYIEGDTRGRVAESNIDAPIPPVTIRPGTSMLNAVDANMLEDGAVAYSGPTREESRRSGRLPEDNFRLCVELRAYDPPWTALSPEACTRFDIRLLFPPTLIAPVNASDVTAAPTFQWSGVPLAIGEMAKYELTVIELDPGQTNVAQAMKTNIPLMQRSDLRVPVYQVMPSDPKFEEKHRYAWQVRAYDVNERFTFANDGVSEIWSFTYNPPVPPGFTDKTTKAQVKGKVSPPSSSAFSQLNTTPHLVSTAMARLRGRLLSTFNPSSVPKPRSLTISDAPVKPAGKGKSPVNESKAQQGTVKPAVQTGQKTPSAQAAQTLKVSQLPNVISLFGKKSLPMGGIHLSLYLHTRSVPVCGYWPFRVNGTYYPDKVLVATTTTTEDGSFEFVFFAKDSTGRIFKNVDIHCGGGEFVNTLKGDLYRYYTVEVNDPHLCSPEDEFAVQPLGNEDAGDLYSLVRSYAAKIHVVDKEVPDVSLSGMRVAVIRRNRPNDVPENEGTLDPPEPRPFPLSGEIIARGETDKDGILTIRDMVKNVGGSDYYDIMVANPEESVYWYASTVRTFKFGFLLNEKDEEGNTLTWDMATYNQDYDPDIMKATVKLAMTPKNPRIKGKVYRADNLIQPLKNAKVSLYRFSGILTKDRETVTNDSGGFVFDNLIPTSGSSYYFMKIERYGYKTRIEPVNLSTDPIKLPKGRQRTFAQIPLTPKLVVHGKIVDEFGRPVAATIRIGTGNDVHTIKKMKILPAQQSSTQLIASLVQQNPMVQSSSVASRLKYRPRPKLAKLNMPKVTFDEEFTTPAPTGLQYMYIMPDNIELYHPDTLMLFLPEGAEDLGDFTVYVKAHRLAVRAVTTPPSTQSPPGLKIQGAKKAGKQTKKQGQVGPSIAQAQARVNMIQAAQTPPAMLAVNQFLTIIPQYTWVIKDAVITVNGMEPDSVDADGVSYFVWFSPGDDAEIQVKGPPDSDYMEKTVQATVGDESIHWLEMSVPLLMGGRISGKVSVGTVAVQGARVRLFDNPAETEPLQTYTDAAGTYTLRGIAPGNHLFLAAKSKSQFIGDTASADIVAGKEATLDFELSTYNDMDITTLLGFPIEVSGLDSSSGQVRLSGSFVELPANAHFSPEDSSNGLPFTDVAVQPSSAANPNGIPYAEPATLPLVTPVNSWDITAFDVYKAEQHDNVQGLRVDRGDGRGEIRGAVRIKPSSFTFPGGSVELGVTHIALARSVGTSEGLVIPALTSDAGLPHDGPRGYHAVAEDGSALRFSLYDFDAVTDSARSYFHMDTVSLATTLHTNISNIEKSDLELDIGAIRVHHNAVEPIVSPQALDITLEGDWKIASKAWTLDNNGLTLDSGTVRAGYIGVPFKGLKIFPDAIAFGDFSLDKLLMSGVATINVTGKADFGFDPGTQHWSLAVGPKPGEETCGWMLPLSPMAPTDRIMFQNFYVQASGSKGFQMATGNHVTLGRVGSWVINQFIPKETFVQIAGSLDLGIPNLPIINQIATVGEEDGDIVLGLDPINETIAVNGVKIKFNTAKGQQNYDNNGLHAGVIVSEDGAFALHSILHRTPTKTHIVVNEGEEVQVGTEVKMTDVVGAMEVASNAWQLFWFEGDLQNKDQGGRLKFTVMGDIVANNQQIGVDKIETPFGDISLIYNFQEAQLEGTLHVEQDLDGTKIVGDATLLISGAGKGWYFFCGATFELPQPKVDGTAAFAVGHFKLTQKQLDQFAEYSYQNKGLPPQFHNFNGFFFEGTVMIPPPVFCPNFDFDFGLVSAYMICQVGANARFGMNFGPVDTYFIAIRGIGKLEAGVGMSVVIACAGVSAGILIEPNIEGMYQSDGTWYVLGDFPITLYGTTYAGWGICDSECDGALCDKSSASASITLGMKGYVGSDDKYFKFYFK